A section of the Venturia canescens isolate UGA chromosome 11, ASM1945775v1, whole genome shotgun sequence genome encodes:
- the LOC122418126 gene encoding putative sodium-coupled neutral amino acid transporter 10 isoform X2 translates to MIAHLSHVMTLANSIIGVICESTRHILLGDWYNSVIYWRPAGILQCLPIFSMALFCQTQLFEIYEAIPNVCLEKMNQVVRGALNICTAVYLCVGFFGYVAFCTQPFTGNILMSFEPSLTSDVIKMGFVFSVAFSFPLVIFPCRASLNSLLFRGAHGHDPAINYIPEVRFRWLTFAIVSMSLGTGILIPNIEFLLGIIGSTIGVMICLIFPAAFFISISTKNTNERLIAQAILFLGMWIMVLGTYANIYAMEDSSNARVLMTTGKPLIDQFNDFPLKEILKEDFSINDINILPKKEKDKMTEPKVKAPEISDVRHEPPIPVEREIVTEKLVMDSKISTGVPRSLENIDPKVSKNEANVVGQVDEKLNEPQKAIVISDSQEAVKKKEENEKALNSGILESKNDNLIDSDAIKKEETELEAAAGEIAFAAAVRHEKLRQVLEKHKLAQMEMMQEQKELLKDIKEQKQELEALELEKKRFVDKQNKIDKKIDAIEKKDGNIFEALQQKGQVSANQEKQALQNDKVVREAGENPLQKEKLVSGNERIVPVEKKNVSSEKRAVVDEKGVPKAENALPIKIITPEERQPLRLEKTVPKENKVLAEEQIASRETRISSISLKTLDEESHGPILNALTNWTLKKSGDENFELEVAQKHSIENSSENGDPHGAAPINLPIALRMSEKAKKLSSVDENSKVHSTNNSVDGNLPLRRDILQHADTEERGKREAGLEKEGNENKNGRELEKINESMETSNNRESEVQNDMDSERSGKIHTGTIENENSINLLTKEQCKIRLANKNSNIVDENVRTLKKRDLKKFHSPI, encoded by the exons ATGATTGCTCACTTGTCCCATGTGATGACACTTGCCAACAGTATAATTGGC gtTATTTGTGAGTCAACGAGGCATATTCTGCTCGGTGACTGGTACAACAGCGTGATTTACTGGAGACCCGCTGGAATTTTACAATGTTTACCTATTTTTTCCATGGCACTTTTCTGCCAGACTCAATTGTTTGAAATCTACGAGGCGATACCGAACGTTTGTTTGGAAAAGATGAATCAGGTAGTTCGAGGGGCTCTGAACATTTGCACCGCTGTTTACCTTTGTGTTGGATTCTTCGGTTACGTTGCATTTTGCACTCAACCGTTTACag GCAATATTCTTATGAGTTTCGAGCCGAGCTTGACTTCGGACGTCATTAAAATGGGATTTGTGTTTTCGGTTGCCTTTAGCTTCCCCCTCGTTATTTTTCCCTGCCGAGCAAGTTTGAATTCTCTTCTGTTCCGCGGG GCTCATGGTCACGATCCTGCGATAAATTATATTCCAGAAGTGAGATTCAGATGGCTGACTTTTGCTATAGTTTCCATGTCCCTCGGAACTGGAATTCTCATACCGAATATCGAGTTTTTACTCGGCATCATTGGCTCCACTATCGGCGTCATGATTTGCCTCATTTTTCCTGCTGCTTTCTTCATTTCCATCAGTACAAAAAATACCAACGAGCGACTTATTGCCCAa GCAATTTTATTTCTCGGTATGTGGATAATGGTCCTTGGTACATATGCGAATATCTATGCCATGGAGGACTCGTCGAATGCCAGAGTTTTGATGACGACTGGAAAACCGTTGATCGATCAATTCAATGATTTCCCTTTGAAGGAAATACTCAAAgaagatttttcgataaacGATATAAATATTTTGCCAAAAAAAG AGAAAGACAAAATGACTGAACCAAAAGTGAAAGCCCCAGAAATTTCAGACGTTAGACACGAGCCACCGATTCCGGTTGAACGTGAAATAGTGACGGAAAAATTAGTGATGGATTCAAAAATCTCGACCGGTGTGCCCCGGTCATTAGAAAATATCGATCCGAAAGTTAGTAAAAACGAAGCCAACGTCGTTGGTCAAGttgatgaaaagttgaatgagCCTCAGAAGGCAATTGTGATCTCTGACTCACAAgaagcagtgaaaaaaaaggaggaaaatgaaaaagcattGAATAGTGGCATCCTGGAATCCAAAAACGATAATCTCATTGACTCCGATGCgataaagaaagaagaaacagAATTAGAAGCTGCAGCAGGTGAAATCGCCTTTGCTGCTGCTGTGAGACACGAAAAACTGCGACAAGTTTTGGAAAAACACAAATTGGCACAAATGGAAATGATGCAGGAGCAGAAGGAACTTCTGAAGGATATTAAAGAACAGAAACAAGAACTTGAAGCTTtggaactcgaaaaaaaacgttttgtcgacaagcaaaataaaattgataaaaaaattgatgctattgagaaaaaagatggaaatatttttgaagcGCTGCAACAGAAAGGTCAAGTTTCTGCAAACCAAGAAAAACAAGCTCTACAGAATGATAAAGTTGTCAGAGAGGCTGGAGAAAACCCTCTACAGAAGGAAAAACTAGTTTCAGGGAATGAACGAATTGTcccagtagaaaaaaaaaatgtttccagtGAAAAAAGGGCTGTGGTCGATGAAAAAGGTGTGCCCAAAGCAGAAAACGCTTTgccgattaaaataatcacTCCTGAAGAGCGACAACCGTTGAGGCTCGAAAAAACTGTTCCCAAGGAAAATAAAGTGCTGGCAGAAGAGCAAATTGCATCAAGGGAAACAAGGATATCATCGATATCCTTAAAAACTTTGGACGAAGAATCTCACGGTCCAATCCTAAACGCTCTGACAAATTGGACTTTGAAAAAGTCTGGCGATGAGAATTTCGAGCTGGAAGTTGCTCAAAAgcattcgattgaaaattcatcagaaAATGGCGACCCCCACGGAGCCGCCCCCATCAATTTGCCAATCGCTTTGCGAATGagtgaaaaagcaaaaaaattgtcgagtGTTGACGAAAACTCGAAGGTTCATTCGACAAACAACAGCGTAGATGGAAATCTGCCACTCCGACGGGACATTCTTCAGCATGCAGACACAGAAGAGAGGGGAAAAAGAGAAGCTGGCCTAGAGAAGGAAGGAAATGAGAACAAAAATGGTAGAgagttggaaaaaattaatgaaagtaTGGAAACTTCTAACAATAGAGAATCGGAAGTACAAAATGATATGGATTCAGAAAGAAGTGGAAAAATTCATACAGGAACAatcgagaatgaaaattccataaacTTGCTTACTAAAGAACAATGCAAAATACGACTTGccaacaaaaattcaaatatcgtAGATGAGAATGTTAGAacactgaaaaaaagagatttgaaaaaatttcacagcCCAATCTGA
- the LOC122418126 gene encoding putative sodium-coupled neutral amino acid transporter 10 isoform X1: MIAHLSHVMTLANSIIGVSVLAMPFCFKQCGIVLAVLVLSTSSVLSRLACHFLIKSAVMSRRRNFEFLAFHAFGTTGKLLVELFIIGFLLGTCIAFFVVVGDLGPQIIGKMLNKNPEDIRTSVLVTTATFIVFPLGLLRNIDSLSSVCTATIGFYLCLVLKVICESTRHILLGDWYNSVIYWRPAGILQCLPIFSMALFCQTQLFEIYEAIPNVCLEKMNQVVRGALNICTAVYLCVGFFGYVAFCTQPFTGNILMSFEPSLTSDVIKMGFVFSVAFSFPLVIFPCRASLNSLLFRGAHGHDPAINYIPEVRFRWLTFAIVSMSLGTGILIPNIEFLLGIIGSTIGVMICLIFPAAFFISISTKNTNERLIAQAILFLGMWIMVLGTYANIYAMEDSSNARVLMTTGKPLIDQFNDFPLKEILKEDFSINDINILPKKEKDKMTEPKVKAPEISDVRHEPPIPVEREIVTEKLVMDSKISTGVPRSLENIDPKVSKNEANVVGQVDEKLNEPQKAIVISDSQEAVKKKEENEKALNSGILESKNDNLIDSDAIKKEETELEAAAGEIAFAAAVRHEKLRQVLEKHKLAQMEMMQEQKELLKDIKEQKQELEALELEKKRFVDKQNKIDKKIDAIEKKDGNIFEALQQKGQVSANQEKQALQNDKVVREAGENPLQKEKLVSGNERIVPVEKKNVSSEKRAVVDEKGVPKAENALPIKIITPEERQPLRLEKTVPKENKVLAEEQIASRETRISSISLKTLDEESHGPILNALTNWTLKKSGDENFELEVAQKHSIENSSENGDPHGAAPINLPIALRMSEKAKKLSSVDENSKVHSTNNSVDGNLPLRRDILQHADTEERGKREAGLEKEGNENKNGRELEKINESMETSNNRESEVQNDMDSERSGKIHTGTIENENSINLLTKEQCKIRLANKNSNIVDENVRTLKKRDLKKFHSPI, from the exons ATGATTGCTCACTTGTCCCATGTGATGACACTTGCCAACAGTATAATTGGCGTAAGCGTTTTGGCAATGCCTTTTTGTTTTAAACAATGCGGCATTGTTTTAGCAGTTTTAGTACTTTCGACAAGCAGTGTTTTGTCAAGATTAGCTTGTCATTTTCTCATCAAATCAGCGGTCATGTCCAGGCgtagaaattttgaattcttAGCGTTTCATGCTTTTGGAACAACAGGGAAACTGCTAGTCGAACTTTTCATTATTGGCTTTCTTCTCGGGACTTGCATCGCGTTTTTTGTTGTCGTCGGCGATCTTGGACCACAAATCATTGGCAAAATGCTTAACAAAAATCCAGAAGACATTAGAACCAGCGTCCTAGTTACGACTGCTACCTTTATTGTTTTCCCACTTGGCCTGCTTAGAAATATCGACAGCCTCAGCAGTGTTTGCACAGCTACCATAGGATTTTATCTATGCCTCGTTCTTAAG gtTATTTGTGAGTCAACGAGGCATATTCTGCTCGGTGACTGGTACAACAGCGTGATTTACTGGAGACCCGCTGGAATTTTACAATGTTTACCTATTTTTTCCATGGCACTTTTCTGCCAGACTCAATTGTTTGAAATCTACGAGGCGATACCGAACGTTTGTTTGGAAAAGATGAATCAGGTAGTTCGAGGGGCTCTGAACATTTGCACCGCTGTTTACCTTTGTGTTGGATTCTTCGGTTACGTTGCATTTTGCACTCAACCGTTTACag GCAATATTCTTATGAGTTTCGAGCCGAGCTTGACTTCGGACGTCATTAAAATGGGATTTGTGTTTTCGGTTGCCTTTAGCTTCCCCCTCGTTATTTTTCCCTGCCGAGCAAGTTTGAATTCTCTTCTGTTCCGCGGG GCTCATGGTCACGATCCTGCGATAAATTATATTCCAGAAGTGAGATTCAGATGGCTGACTTTTGCTATAGTTTCCATGTCCCTCGGAACTGGAATTCTCATACCGAATATCGAGTTTTTACTCGGCATCATTGGCTCCACTATCGGCGTCATGATTTGCCTCATTTTTCCTGCTGCTTTCTTCATTTCCATCAGTACAAAAAATACCAACGAGCGACTTATTGCCCAa GCAATTTTATTTCTCGGTATGTGGATAATGGTCCTTGGTACATATGCGAATATCTATGCCATGGAGGACTCGTCGAATGCCAGAGTTTTGATGACGACTGGAAAACCGTTGATCGATCAATTCAATGATTTCCCTTTGAAGGAAATACTCAAAgaagatttttcgataaacGATATAAATATTTTGCCAAAAAAAG AGAAAGACAAAATGACTGAACCAAAAGTGAAAGCCCCAGAAATTTCAGACGTTAGACACGAGCCACCGATTCCGGTTGAACGTGAAATAGTGACGGAAAAATTAGTGATGGATTCAAAAATCTCGACCGGTGTGCCCCGGTCATTAGAAAATATCGATCCGAAAGTTAGTAAAAACGAAGCCAACGTCGTTGGTCAAGttgatgaaaagttgaatgagCCTCAGAAGGCAATTGTGATCTCTGACTCACAAgaagcagtgaaaaaaaaggaggaaaatgaaaaagcattGAATAGTGGCATCCTGGAATCCAAAAACGATAATCTCATTGACTCCGATGCgataaagaaagaagaaacagAATTAGAAGCTGCAGCAGGTGAAATCGCCTTTGCTGCTGCTGTGAGACACGAAAAACTGCGACAAGTTTTGGAAAAACACAAATTGGCACAAATGGAAATGATGCAGGAGCAGAAGGAACTTCTGAAGGATATTAAAGAACAGAAACAAGAACTTGAAGCTTtggaactcgaaaaaaaacgttttgtcgacaagcaaaataaaattgataaaaaaattgatgctattgagaaaaaagatggaaatatttttgaagcGCTGCAACAGAAAGGTCAAGTTTCTGCAAACCAAGAAAAACAAGCTCTACAGAATGATAAAGTTGTCAGAGAGGCTGGAGAAAACCCTCTACAGAAGGAAAAACTAGTTTCAGGGAATGAACGAATTGTcccagtagaaaaaaaaaatgtttccagtGAAAAAAGGGCTGTGGTCGATGAAAAAGGTGTGCCCAAAGCAGAAAACGCTTTgccgattaaaataatcacTCCTGAAGAGCGACAACCGTTGAGGCTCGAAAAAACTGTTCCCAAGGAAAATAAAGTGCTGGCAGAAGAGCAAATTGCATCAAGGGAAACAAGGATATCATCGATATCCTTAAAAACTTTGGACGAAGAATCTCACGGTCCAATCCTAAACGCTCTGACAAATTGGACTTTGAAAAAGTCTGGCGATGAGAATTTCGAGCTGGAAGTTGCTCAAAAgcattcgattgaaaattcatcagaaAATGGCGACCCCCACGGAGCCGCCCCCATCAATTTGCCAATCGCTTTGCGAATGagtgaaaaagcaaaaaaattgtcgagtGTTGACGAAAACTCGAAGGTTCATTCGACAAACAACAGCGTAGATGGAAATCTGCCACTCCGACGGGACATTCTTCAGCATGCAGACACAGAAGAGAGGGGAAAAAGAGAAGCTGGCCTAGAGAAGGAAGGAAATGAGAACAAAAATGGTAGAgagttggaaaaaattaatgaaagtaTGGAAACTTCTAACAATAGAGAATCGGAAGTACAAAATGATATGGATTCAGAAAGAAGTGGAAAAATTCATACAGGAACAatcgagaatgaaaattccataaacTTGCTTACTAAAGAACAATGCAAAATACGACTTGccaacaaaaattcaaatatcgtAGATGAGAATGTTAGAacactgaaaaaaagagatttgaaaaaatttcacagcCCAATCTGA
- the HDAC1 gene encoding histone deacetylase HDAC1 — translation MSTMTHSRKRVCYYYDSDIGNYYYGQGHPMKPHRIRMTHNLLLNYGLYRKMEIYRPHKATADEMTKFHSDEYIRFLRSIRPDNMAEYNKQMQRFNVGEDCPVFDGLYEFCQLSAGGSVAAAVKLNKQASEICINWGGGLHHAKKSEASGFCYVNDIVLGILELLKYHQRVLYIDIDVHHGDGVEEAFYTTDRVMTVSFHKYGEYFPGTGDLRDIGAGKGKYYAVNIPLRDGMDDESYESIFVPIISKVMETFQPSAVVLQCGADSLTGDRLGCFNLTVRGHGKCVEFVKKYNLPFLMVGGGGYTIRNVSRCWTYETSVALGSEIANELPYNDYFEYFGPDFKLHISPSNMANQNTIEYLEKIKTRLFENLRMLPHAPGVQVQAIPEDGATVEDSEAEEKINPDERLPQRDLDKRIQHENEYSDSEDEGDGGRRDNRSFKGSRKRPRLDKTQEGIDGDMKKEDDIKSEVKDEKDEKSNAMNDEAKKDGSGNP, via the exons ATGTCGACCATGACGCACAGTAGGAAACGTGTTTGTTACTATTACGACA GTGATATTGGAAACTATTACTATGGGCAAGGACATCCGATGAAGCCACATCGCATAAGGATGACACACAATTTGCTGTTGAATTATGGCCTctacagaaaaatggaaatttat cGTCCTCACAAAGCCACGGCCGATGAAATGACGAAATTCCACAGCGACGAGTACATCAGATTCTTGAGATCGATTAGACCAGATAACATGGCAGAGTACAACAAACAAATGCAGAGAT TCAACGTCGGAGAAGATTGTCCAGTTTTTGATGGACTCTACGAGTTTTGTCAACTGTCAGCCGGTGGTTCGGTTGCCGCAGCTGTCAAATTGAACAAGCAAGCCTCCGAAATCTGCATCAACTGGGGAGGAGGCTTGCACCACGCGAAAAAGAGCGAAGCCTCAGGTTTCTGCTACGTCAATGACATCGTTCTCGGGATATTGGAGCTGCTTAAATACCACCAGAGAGTTTTGTACATCGACATCGATGTGCATCACGGCGACGGGGTCGAGGAGGCTTTTTATACAACGGATCGTGTCATGACCGTTTCTTTTCATAAATACGGCGAATATTTTCCGGGAACTGGAGATTTGCGCGACATTGGAGCCGGAAAG GGAAAGTACTACGCTGTCAACATTCCGTTGAGGGATGGCATGGATGACGAGAGCTACGAGTCCATTTTCGTACCAATCATTTCCAAAGTCATGGAAACTTTCCAACCTTCCGCTGTCGTTCTCCAATGCGGCGCGGACTCGTTGACTG GCGACCGGTTGGGATGTTTCAACCTGACGGTTCGTGGCCACGGCAAATGTGtagaatttgtgaaaaaatacaatttgcCATTTTTGATGGTTGGCGGTGGTGGTTACACGATCAGAAACGTTTCGAGATGTTGGACGTACGAAACTTCGGTCGCCCTCGGCTCCGAAATCGCCAACGAACTGCCCTACAACGATTACTTTGAATATTTCGGACCTGACTTCAAACTCCACATCAGCCCTTCGAATATGGCAAACCAAAACACCATagaatatttggaaaaaattaa aaCGAggttattcgaaaatttgaggaTGTTGCCACACGCACCAGGAGTCCAAGTCCAAGCGATTCCCGAGGATGGGGCAACGGTCGAGGACTCTGAAgccgaggaaaaaataaacccGGATGAAAGATTACCACAACGAGATTTAGACAAAAGGATACAACACGAAAACGAGTACAGTGATAGCGAGGACGAGGGCGACGGTGGTCGTCGAGATAATCGATCTTTCAAG gGCTCGCGTAAGCGGCCGAGACTGGACAAAACGCAGGAAGGAATCGATGGAGACATGAAAAAAGAGGACGACATAAAATCCGAAGTAAAAG ACGAAAAAGACGAAAAGTCGAACGCGATGAATGACGAGGCGAAGAAAGACGGTAGTGGGAATCCCTGA
- the l(3)04053 gene encoding uncharacterized protein l(3)04053 — protein sequence MSNRRGTDGSSSPSVEPKDKNNFSLTSSNHSSRDNNLRSRDEIDNLTGSTAEGPSRESRRDENPFSFKHFLKKDTRPNYNLSGARPKVYSSARMSPSNVGSEVDSKYPCNPTELPDFVQDHLVIEQCYLNTEAAASGTATVPLVADIDNLPDFTINNAERRQAARCSRNDTEKPQISCDLPFDLTGGLERRKQRINPGSDNGACNNPPTGFPRPNQLPVRQNESARNIEAFPFDLPSSIAGSSLSDPLRPSDSPANENSINKSLPDFLNDGPIRNRVAGENDSSLVLPERTDNGHLALENERLREELKVARRHIAEKMRMIESLKAELSSRKEADQDETAHLEKAMEQVEVNLKRSTKRANSAESAVTLLKQEVKVLTEEVSILRSENRELRSLAGTGCSDYRFPGSDRRIKKLSDELRAAAMSAEGSLRQLMSGVNNLKVMATTLENIDRIEDRTKDYFPDFEEENAAGPAL from the exons ATGTCGAATCGCCGAGGGACCGACGGATCTTCATCCCCGTCGGTCGAACCTAAGgacaaaaacaatttcagttTAACAAGCAGTAATCATTCCTCTCGGGATAATAACCTACGAAGTCGCGACGAAATCGACAATTTAACAg GTTCAACGGCAGAAGGACCTTCCAGAGAGTCACGACGGGATGAGAATCCCTTCAGTTTCAAACACTTTTTGAAGAAAGATACAAGGCCAAATTACAATTTGTCAGGGGCTCGCCCGAAGGTCTATTCCTCAGCGCGTATGAGCCCCTCGAACGTTGGTTCGGAAGTGGATTCAAAATATCCCTGCAATCCAACAGAGTTGCCTGACTTTGTCCAGGACCATTTGGTCATCGAGCAGTGCTATCTGAACACAGAAGCAGCGGCGTCGGGCACCGCAACTGTTCCTCTTGTCGCGGACATTGACAATTTGCCCGACTTCACAATAAACAATGCGGAACGCCGCCAGGCTGCAAGATGCTCCAGAAACGATACCGAAAAACCACAAATCTCGTGCGACCTGCCCTTTGACCTTACCGGTGGTTTGGAACGAAGAAAACAGCGCATCAATCCAGGCTCTGATAACGGAGCCTGCAATAATCCACCCACGGGTTTCCCTAGACCTAACCAACTGCCCGTCCGTCAAAATGAATCTGCGAGGAATATCGAGGCGTTTCCTTTCGATTTGCCATCTTCTATCGCTGGTTCCAGTCTCTCCGATCCTTTGAGACCCAGCGATTCACCGGCCAATGAAAACAGCATCAATAAATCTCTTCCAGACTTCTTGAACGATGGACCCATCCGCAATCGTGTCGCCGGGGAAAATGACTCGTCTTTGGTTTTGCCGGAAAGAACTGACAACGGT caCTTGGCGCTGGAAAACGAGAGATTAAGGGAAGAGCTCAAAGTCGCCAGGCGACACATCGCAGAAAAAATGAGGAT GATAGAATCTCTCAAAGCCGAATTGTCCTCGAGGAAGGAAGCTGATCAGGACGAAACTGCACATTTGGAAAAAGCTATGGAACAGGTTGAAGTTAATCTGAAGCGAAGTACA AAGAGAGCAAATAGCGCAGAAAGCGCAGTGACGTTATTGAAACAGGAAGTGAAAGTCTTGACG GAAGAGGTGTCGATACTGCGATCAGAAAACCGGGAATTGAGGAGCTTAGCTGGAACAGGCTGCTCCGATTATCGATTTCCAGGCTCTGAcagaagaattaaaaaattgagcgaCGAGCTCCGAGCTGCTGCGATGTCAGCCGAGGGGTCTCTCAG GCAATTGATGTCGGGAGTGAACAATTTGAAAGTCATGGCAACAACGTTGGAAAACATCGACAGGATAGAGGACAGAACCAAAGACTATTTTCCTGATTTCGAGGAAGAAAACGCTGCTGGTCCGGCGTTATAG
- the Asciz gene encoding uncharacterized protein Asciz, protein MEEINNENSKDIKIVCPKAEELSVIVNKVRCEECGLTFSNEPRLRMHVLKIHEHKNLIKNIKEDVRYHCPENTCVYALTSQRFFTTMKYLKQHYLKVHAAKKFGCDQCDKSFSTEAARIAHSRVCGVEFTCGCLRVFGTYEALLTHCKRASHTVDQKYKKAVNRKPQGKSSQPTKPVSISSSQSLSKPVMILPLRTSYFMPANTAKISFDVAVQTDDLKRQKRTQSPSKSCKRRESRQTQTQILSKEKRLRKTVETQTTRNSLKPAVRRKHSKVDLTLPENFATDNLFSPSTLELGDEVALEDLWGEKNASLGTQTSPDKDLLEALSDSVTQTDLVTFYTPDQGNCLNIVENSCYSYEDNTRGISSRSDPMLTIDSFTDRFSSIETQTETISSNSTPLISSSDSFFENELVASRNFALSSNNETQTTENFHNIEQLLYSNNYTQTCNDILRASDLGLSDIQTQTAWPELVHDSNSISAKTQTRTTQAPNLQSGVSNSSEKSWLNTRISHTETQTDLLSIFDEFP, encoded by the exons ATGGAGGAAATTAacaacgaaaattcgaaagaTATTAAAATAGTTTGCCCCAAGGCAGAGGAGCTCAGTGTTATTGTAAACAAAGTAAGATGCGAGGAATGTGGTTTGACATTCAGCAACGAGCCCCGACTCCGTATGCACGTGTTGAAAATTCACGAGCACAAAAATCTCATAAAAAACATCAAAGAAGACGTTCGTTACCATTGTCCCGAAAATACTTGCGTTTATGCCCTTACGTCACAACGCTTTTTTACGACAATGAAATACTTGAAACAG cacTACTTAAAAGTGCACGCAGCTAAAAAATTTGGCTGTGATCAATGCGACAAGAGTTTTTCTACTGAAGCAGCAAGAATAGCTCATTCGAGGGTTTGCGGAGTGGAATTCACTTGTGGTTGTTTGAGAGTATTCGGCACTTACGAAGCTCTGCTTACTCATTGCAAAAGAGCTTCTCACACAGTGGACCAGAAGTACAAAAAAGCTGTTAA tCGTAAGCCACAAGGAAAAAGTTCACAGCCGACTAAACCGGTCTCGATCTCCAGTTCTCAGAGTTTAAGCAAGCCGGTGATGATTTTGCCATTGCGAACAAGTTATTTTATGCCAGCAAACACAGCGAAAATATCATTTGACGTTGCTGTGCAAACGGACGATTTGAAACGTCAGAAAAGAACACAGAGCCCGTCCAAGAGTTGCAAGCGTCGGGAATCTCGTCAGACTCAAACACAGATTTTGTCAAAAGAAAAGCGTTtgagaaaaactgtggagaCACAAACAACGAGGAATTCGTTGAAGCCTGCTGTGAGGAGGAAACATTCGAAAGTGGATTTGACGCTGCCAGAAAACTTTGCTACGgacaatttattttctcccaGTACTTTAGAACTGGGAGACGAAGTTGCTCTGGAAGATTtgtggggagaaaaaaatgcttcgtTGGGAACGCAAACGAGTCCGGATAAGGATTTGCTCGAGGCCCTCAGCGACAGTGTCACACAAACCGATCTCGTTACCTTCTACACTCCGGATCAAGGAAATTGTCTAAACATCGTTGAAAACTCTTGTTACTCCTACGAAGACAATACTCGAGGGATATCTTCGAGATCAGATCCAATGTTGACTATCGATAGCTTCACCGATCGCTTCAGCAGCATAGAAACCCAAACAGAAACAATTTCGAGCAACTCCACTCCGCTCATCTCTTCGAGCGacagttttttcgaaaatgaacTCGTCGCTTCAAGAAATTTTGCTCTCAGCTCCAACAATGAGACTCAAACCACTGAGAACTTTCACAATATCGAGCAACTCCTTTACAGCAACAATTACACACAAACCTGCAACGATATACTTCGAGCCTCGGATCTTGGACTCTCTGATATTCAGACCCAAACCGCTTGGCCCGAGCTCGTCCACGACTCCAATTCAATTTCCGCTAAAACTCAAACCCGCACAACTCAGGCTCCCAATCTCCAGTCTGGGGTTTCTAATTCTTCGGAAAAATCGTGGCTCAACACAAGAATCAGTCACACCGAAACTCAAACTGACTTGTTAAGCATCTTCGACGAGTTTCCGTGA
- the LOC122418063 gene encoding rhodopsin yields MSMLSGPSYAAYGYASQGGFGNQTVVDKVPPEMLHLVDAHWYQFPPMNPLWHGILGFVIGCLGIVSVIGNGMVVYIFSSTKSLRTPSNLLVINLAFSDFLMMFCMSPPMVINCYYETWVFGPLMCEIYAMLGSLYGCSSIWTMTMIAFDRYNVIVKGLAGKPLTINGCLLRILGIWLFALIWTVAPMLGWNR; encoded by the exons ATGTCGATGTTGTCGGGACCGAGTTATGCGGCGTACGGTTACGCCTCCCAAGGAGGTTTCGGAAACCAAACCGTCGTCGACAAGGTGCCACCGGAGATGCTGCACCTGGTTGACGCTCATTGGTACCAATTCCCACCGATGAATCCCCTGTGGCACGGGATCCTTGGCTTTGTCATCGGTTGCTTGGGGATCGTATCCGTCATTGGAAACGGAATGGTCGTTTACATTTTCTCTTCGACCAAGAGCCTCCGCACCCCGAGCAATCTCCTTGTCATCAATCTTGCCTTTTCCGACTTCCTCATGATGTTCTGCATGTCGCCACCCATG GTGATCAACTGCTATTACGAGACCTGGGTATTCGGACCGTTGATGTGCGAAATCTACGCTATGTTAGGCTCCCTGTACGGATGTAGCTCCATCTGGACAATGACGATGATCGCCTTCGACAGATACAACGTAATCGTCAAAGGATTGGCTGGCAAGCCCTTGACCATCAACGGCTGCCTCCTTCGCATCCTCGGAATCTGGCTCTTCGCTCTTATCTGGACGGTTGCCCCCATGCTCGGATGGAACCGGTGA